From Erigeron canadensis isolate Cc75 chromosome 8, C_canadensis_v1, whole genome shotgun sequence, one genomic window encodes:
- the LOC122578570 gene encoding protein PHLOEM PROTEIN 2-LIKE A10-like: MDLGIVKKSLDYGQKRKKWIIILTALGFSTYGAIRVYNLPSVVKKRERLVRVLGALVSIAELLGDSAETISIVSKDLKEFIQSDSDEIPNSLKQLSKISRSDEVCDSIVSVTRALTVGILKGYNRVGPRKGDNGVGLTDKVLEKVFSPAGSGFVSVVVGSFAKNLVMAVYMGREVVDGGSTSSESSVQKWVDVIAEERCKRLIGDCIQQFVSTLVTVYLDKTMDVNPYDQILEGLTNPKHEDKVTELLTTFCNGAIETLVKTSHQVMTNSNGKEVMLSGKNLKKNQSNGIVSRISSTLAVPSNRRLVLDVTGRVTFATVRSFLDFFLDQLSTGMKKKVDVVHEEAIDKGREVYRYVSTKSFTVMTVCLSVWLHVLSSPWSFVSA; this comes from the coding sequence ATGGATCTGGGTATTGTTAAAAAAAGCTTGGATTATGgtcaaaagagaaaaaaatggaTAATTATATTAACAGCTTTAGGGTTTTCAACTTATGGTGCTATTAGGGTTTATAATTTGCCTTCTGTTGTTAAAAAGAGGGAAAGATTGGTTCGGGTTTTAGGCGCTTTAGTTTCGATTGCAGAATTGTTGGGTGATTCTGCAGAGACAATTAGTATTGTTTCTAAGGATTTGAAAGAGTTTATACAGTCTGATTCTGATGAAATTCCGAATAGTTTGAAACAGTTGTCGAAAATTAGTAGGTCTGATGAGGTTTGTGACAGTATAGTTAGCGTTACTCGAGCTTTGACTGTCGGGATTTTGAAGGGTTATAATAGGGTTGGGCCGAGAAAAGGGGATAATGGGGTCGGTTTGACTGATAAGGTTTTGGAGAAGGTGTTTTCACCAGCTGGGTCGGGTTTTGTTTCTGTTGTTGTTGGGAGTTTTGCTAAGAATTTGGTTATGGCGGTTTATATGGGTAGGGAGGTTGTTGATGGTGGTTCGACGAGTTCAGAGAGTTCGGTGCAAAAGTGGGTTGATGTGATAGCGGAAGAGAGATGTAAGAGACTAATTGGGGATTGTATTCAGCAGTTTGTGAGTACGTTGGTGACGGTTTATCTTGATAAGACGATGGATGTTAACCCGTATGATCAGATCTTAGAAGGTTTGACAAATCCTAAACATGAAGATAAAGTAACGGAGTTGTTGACTACTTTTTGCAATGGTGCTATAGAAACACTTGTTAAAACTTCTCATCAAGTTATGACGAATTCTAATGGAAAAGAAGTGATGTTGAGTGGaaagaatttgaagaaaaaccaGAGCAATGGGATTGTGAGCAGGATTTCATCGACCTTAGCAGTCCCTAGTAACAGAAGGCTTGTTCTTGATGTAACTGGACGGGTGACATTTGCAACTGTAAGATCTTTCTTGgattttttcttggaccagttatCCACGGGTATGAAGAAAAAGGTTGATGTGGTTCACGAAGAGGCGATTGACAAAGGGCGTGAAGTTTATAGGTACGTGAGTACAAAATCTTTTACTGTCATGACTGTATGTCTGTCTGTATGGTTACACGTATTAAGCAGTCCATGGAGTTTTGTTTCAGCATAA
- the LOC122579205 gene encoding phytosulfokines 3: MSRATTIFLILSLLLLSSTISSARPEPTTNNVATKAPNTGVEIEEGCEGIGEQECLMRRTLVAHLDYIYTQKKNP, translated from the exons ATGTCAAGAGCTACCACCATCTTCCTTATATTGTCCCTCCTTCTCCTCTCCTCCACCATCTCGTCTGCACGTCCAGAGCCTACTACTAATAACGTGGCGACAAAAGCACCAAACACC GGTGTTGAGATTGAAGAAGGGTGTGAAGGAATTGGTGAACAAGAGTGCTTAATGAGAAGGACCCTTGTTGCTCATCTTGATTATATTTACACTCAaaagaaaaatccttga
- the LOC122578768 gene encoding pentatricopeptide repeat-containing protein At4g32450, mitochondrial-like, which translates to MSQIARTKVKSLNQLLYYNNNKVSSCYFIKPHSSFLLNYNNNYYNYHTNSSAAALNTSDTFAPYNDTNYNNNNISNNHFAYQNPNLVNYNNNNNNNNNNNIYNNTNFNGMYQETQGNYNMSSGGVSSNEIYNGNVNSDEAGRVRVTIEEFDALCKERKSKEAIEMLWLLEEKGVLIDADRCFVLMNACGEGQALEECKRVHEFVERMTKLGAMNGGSALVWNKVLEMYWKCGSMEDAYKVFDKMPERNLTSWDTMITWLGKNGYGEEAIDMFTEFKKVGLKPDGEMFFSVFSACSVVGDMKEGLLHLESMSKDYGIVPTADHYKSVVDMFGSAGYFSEALEFIEKMPMEPSVEIWETLMKQCRAHGDTELGDRCAEFIELLDPSHLDEQSKAGLIPVNPADIAKEKEKKRLSGLNPLEIKTKVYEYRAGDTSHPDHLKLYSQLRCLRQPMKEAGYVPETKFVLHDVDHESKEEALLSHSERLALSQALLTSPARAPIRIIKNLRVCGDCHNALKIISKLVGRLIIARDAKRFHHFENGACSCRDYW; encoded by the coding sequence ATGTCTCAAATAGCAAGAACAAAGGTGAAATCCCTCAATcagttattatattataataataataaggtatCATCTTGTTATTTCATTAAACCCCATTCTTCATTTCtacttaattataataataattattataattatcacaCTAATTCTTCTGCAGCAGCACTTAACACTAGTGACACCTTTGCCCCTTATAATGatactaattataataataataatattagtaatAATCATTTTGCttatcaaaaccctaatttagtcaattataataataataataataataataataataataatatttataataatactaattttAATGGGATGTATCAAGAAACACAAGGGAATTATAATATGAGTAGTGGGGGTGTTTCAAGTAATGAAATTTATAATGGGAATGTGAATTCGGATGAGGCGGGGCGGGTACGTGTGACAATCGAGGAGTTCGATGCGTTATGCAAAGAGCGGAAATCGAAGGAGGCGATTGAAATGTTGTGGTTACTTGAGGAAAAGGGCGTTTTGATTGATGCAGATAGGTGTTTCGTGTTGATGAATGCGTGCGGAGAGGGACAGGCACTTGAAGAATGTAAACGGGTTCATGAGTTTGTTGAGAGGATGACGAAGTTGGGGGCGATGAATGGTGGGAGTGCTCTTGTTTggaataaggttttggaaatgtACTGGAAATGTGGGTCGATGGAGGATGCGTataaggtgtttgataaaatgccgGAGAGGAATTTGACTAGTTGGGATACTATGATAACGTGGTTGGGTAAAAACGGATATGGTGAAGAGGCGATTGATATGTTTACCGAGTTTAAAAAGGTGGGGTTGAAGCCGGATGGTGAGATGTTTTTTAGTGTGTTTAGTGCTTGTAGTGTTGTGGGAGATATGAAGGAGGGGTTATTGCATCTCGAGTCGATGAGTAAGGATTACGGAATTGTTCCTACTGCAGATCATTATAAGAGTGTTGTGGATATGTTTGGGAGTGCAGGTTATTTTAGTGAAGCGTTGGAGTTTATTGAAAAGATGCCCATGGAGCCGAGTGTGGAAATTTGGGAAACTTTGATGAAACAATGTAGGGCTCATGGGGATACAGAACTTGGAGACCGTTGTGCTGAGTTTATCGAGCTTTTAGATCCTTCTCATTTGGATGAACAATCAAAGGCGGGACTTATACCGGTTAACCCTGCAGATATTgctaaagaaaaagaaaagaagaggtTGTCAGGGCTTAATCCTCTAGAGATTAAAACGAAAGTTTATGAGTATAGAGCCGGAGATACTTCTCACCCTGATCACCTGAAGTTGTATAGCCAACTTAGATGTTTAAGACAACCTATGAAAGAGGCGGGGTATGTTCCTGAGACTAAATTTGTACTCCATGACGTAGACCATGAGAGTAAAGAGGAAGCGCTTCTATCACATAGTGAAAGACTTGCTTTATCTCAAGCCCTTTTGACCAGCCCAGCACGTGCACCCATTCGGATAATAAAAAATCTTCGTGTCTGTGGTGATTGTCATAATGCACTAAAGATTATTTCTAAGCTTGTCGGAAGACTAATTATTGCAAGGGATGCCAAGAGGTTCCATCACTTTGAAAACGGAGCGTGTTCTTGTCGGGACTATTGGTGA